ACGGGCCACTCTGGTTACCTCAGAAGCAAAGGAGTTGAGCTGATCCACCATGATGTTGATGGTGTTCTTCAGCTCCAGAATTTCGCCTTTGACGTCTACCGTAATCTTCTTGGATAAGTCGCCATTCGCCACCGCTGTCGTCACTTCCGCGATGTTCCGTACCTGCGCTGTCAACGAACCCGCCATGAAGTTTACCGAGTCAGTCAGGTCTTTCCAGGTGCCTGCTACCCCTCGCACATCGGCTTGACCTCCCAGCTTGCCTTCCGAGCCTACTTCCCGCGCCACCCGCGTTACCTCAGAGGCGAAGGAGTTGAGCTGGTCCACCATCGTGTTGATCGTGTTCTTCAGATCCAGAATCTCGCCTTTGACATCTACGGTAATTTTCTTGGAGAGGTCGCCGTTTGCTACTGCGGTCGTCACTTCGGCAATGTTTCGTACCTGAGCGGTCAGGTTGCCTGCCATCGAGTTCACGGAGTCAGTCAGGTCTTTCCAGGTACCTGCTACGCCTCTTACTTCGGCTTGTACCCCGAGCTTTCCTTCCGTTCCCACCTCGCGGGCGACTCTGGTGACCTCAGAGGCAAAGGAGTTGAGCTGGTCCACCATCGTGTTGATCGTGTTCTTCAGCTCTAGAATTTCGCCTTTTACGTCTACTGTAATCTTCTTGGAGAGGTCGCCGTTGGCCACCGCCGTCGTTACTTCGGCAATGTTCCGTACTTGCGCGGTCAAAGAACCCGCCATGAAGTTTACCGAGTCGGTGAGGTCTTTCCAGGTACCTGCCACGCCTCGCACTTCCGCTTGACCGCCGAGTTTTCCTTCCGCACCTACTTCCCGCGCCACCCGCGTTACCTCAGAGGCGAAGGAGTTGAGCTGGTCCACCATGATGTTGACCGTGTTCTTCAGCTCTAGAATTTCCCCTTTAACGTCTACCGTGATCTTCTTCGAGAGGTCGCCGTTGGCTACCGCTGTCGTTACCTCGGCAATGTTCCGCACTTGGGCGGTCAGGTTGCCTGCCATCAAGTTCACCGAGTCGGTGAGGTCTTTCCAAGTGCCTGCTACACCTTTCACCTCGGCTTGCACACCCAGTTTTCCTTCCGTCCCCACCTCACGGGCGACTCTAGTGACCTCAGAGGCAAAGGAGTTGAGCTGGTCCACCATTGTGTTGACGGTGTTCTTTAGCTCCAGAATTTCGCCTTTAACGTCTACCGTAATTTTCTTCGAGAGGTCACCATTCGCGATCGCCGTTGCAACTTCGGCAATGTTCCGTACCTGTCCGGTGAGGTTGCCTGCCATCAAGTTGACGTTATCGGTCAAGTCTTTCCAGGTACCCGCCACACCTTTGACTTCGGCTTGCACGCCCAACTTACCCTCGGTGCCTACCTCGCGAGCTACACGGGTTACCTCAGAGGCAAAGGAGCTAAGCTGCTCCACCATCGTGTTGACGACTTGAGCCGTTTGTAAAAACTCACCTTTGAGCTGGCGACCTTCAATTTCGGTCGGGATGGTTTGTGACAAGTCGCCATGCGCTACTGCCCGGATAACCCGCGACGTTTCTACGGTGGGCTGCACCAAGTCGCTGATCAAGCTGTTGACCGACTCCAAGCCAGCGCCCCAGGAACCGCCCGCATTACCAAGAGACGCTCGTTGGGTAATTTTGCCTTCTTTACCCACCACTTTGCCAATGCGCTCTAGTTCCTTCGTCATCCGCTCATTCAGCTCGATGACGTCGTTGAGGGCATCCGCAACTTTTCCTGCCATCCCTGTGTACTCATCAGGCACACGAACCGAAAAATTACCTTTTTTAACAGCGCTGAGTATTTTTAGTAACTGTCTGAGGTCCAAATTCTCGGTATCTTTAGTGACCTGTTCAGCGGGCATAGCCTGATCCTTTTAGAACAATGAGGATATGAATAATCAAGGCGTTACTACTAAGCAAATCTGGCCTAAGTCCAGACTCGCTTGAGCAGCAGTCAAGGAGGAGGGAACGGCGTTAATGTGTCGATCGCTTATGTGGACATAGCTATGGCCTATTATCGATCGCGAAGGATGATACCTGACTTCTGCCAAAAGGTAGATGCTAAATCTAAAACAACAGTCCTGAGGGTTAATTGGATTCGTACGGCAGAAAAACCTGGATGGATGCTGTACGGTGAGTGATTCGGCACTGTCTAGGAATTGCAAGCGTTGCTTGAAAAACAAGCTCTGAAATAAATATACTCAAATCTTGTTGCAGGCGCTGTACGTTACTGTACCTGAGACGTATGTCCTTAATCTGGTGGTCAGCGTACCCATCTATCGGCTAGGAAAACAGGTTGTTAAAGCAACAGGTGGCGTGAGAAATTGCGTTTCATTGCTAAGCGATCGCCTCACTAGCTATCAGAGAACGGTTGCGTCAGTAAGACACCTCAGTAACGCCCATCCTGTGAATTTTCTGCCTGTGGATTCCTAAACTCAATTCACTCCTAACCTGATCAAATTTAAATCAAAATTGCCTGCTTTGGGACAAGCCAGATGCAAGCTAGATGCAAGCGATCGCTGGATAGGCTTACCCTTCGCGATCGCGGTCAGGGGATAGTTTGGATTACTGTGGTGATTGAGAGCAGTGGTGAGAAAGAGCATTGGAGCGATCGCTGCTTTACAACCTCAAAATTTAAGATTTTTATTTTTATGAAGCCGCACTTTCGAGATCAAGTTGCTTGGGCACAAGCCGAATTGCTGATGCAGCCTGCTTTTATTCGCTTGTTGGATAATATCCGTAAGCAATTAGACCAATCGGATTGGAAAGGCAGCTATCAAGACGTTCAGGTTTGGCCGGAAAACACACCAGAGCCGCTTAAAGCTGAGGTGGCGCAATTGCAAGCTGAGCTGGCTACCGCTGAACCAGAAAAAGCTTCTGAGATTGAACAAACTTTGGCCCAACTGCCGACTCCCTTTCCTGGTTATCTCTTGTGTTTAGAAAAACAGGGCCAGCAAATGCAAGTTGATCTGTGGGAGCTGTGCTACCAAGTTTGTTTTCGTAATTACAAGCTGCTGCAAGATAGCTCTGACCAACAACCAGTTGAGATTGACACCAGCTTGATTGATGATGAGATGGGAGAGGTGGATTGGAACCGCTTAGACGACAAAGCTCGACAGATCATCGAGCAAGTGTTTGCAGACCTGCCCCCACGTTAATTATTAGAGACACCGTTTAAGCACCATGACTCAAGATTTACATCAACTTCAAGTGGCTGCTGGGGCTACGTTTGAAGAAATCGGTCAAGCCACCGTTCCTGTGAGCTTTGGTAATGATAGCGCTGCGCTTGAGGCTGCTCAGGCAGGAGTAGCACTGTGCGATCGCTCCCACTGGGGCCGCATTCAGATTTCCGATGCCGATCGGCAAACCTTCTTGCACAACCAAAGCACCAACGACATCAAGCGCTTGCAACCAGGCCAAGGCTGCGACACTGTATTTGTCACTTCAACGGCGCGCACCCTGGATCTCGCGAGTGTCTATGTCACGGAAGAAACGATTCTTTTACTGGTTTCCCCTAATCGCTGCCAGAGCTTGCTGGATTTTCTCGATCGCTACATCTTTTTTGCTGATCGCGTCAAGCTCACGAATCTAACGGCAGCAACTACAACCTTTAGTGTACTTGGCCCTCAGAGCGATGCTCTACTGGATAAACTGGGAGCAGGCGAGCTGGTCGGTCAACCCTACGGCAATCATGCTCTGTTGTCCCTAGGAGACAGTGAAGTTCGAGTGGCGGTGGGGAGTGGTTTAGCAACACCGGGTTATACCCTATTTGTCGCGGCTGAGGCGGCTGCGAGCTTGTGGCAGCAGTTGGTGGTTCTAGGGACAGTGCCGTTGGGCGATCGCGTCTGGGAGCAACTACGAATTCAGCAAGGCCGTCCAGTCCCAGACCACGAACTCACAGAAGACTACAACCCGTTAGAAGCAGGTTTGTGGCCCACTATTTCGTTTAGTAAAGGTTGTTACATCGGCCAAGAAACGATCGCACGTCTGGATACCTATAAAGGAGTTAAGCAAAAACTTTGGGGTCTGCGTCTCAGTGAGCCTGTGGCGGCAGGGAGCATCATTACCTTAGGAGACGACAAAGTAGGCGTTCTCACCAGTTCCACAACCATTGCTCAAGAAGCGGTTGGGCTTGGCTACATTAGAACCAAAGCGGGGGGTGCGGGGTTGCAAGTTCAAGTAGGTACGGCCCAAGGGGAAGTTGTCCCTGTACCTTTTTTGACCCATGAACGACAATAGGAAAATTCGTTGCAACCTCTGTTTCAAGCGCGGCAATTCTTAATCCCATCCCTGGAGGAAACCAGGCAACAAACCTATGAAGCGGCAGTTCCGGGAGTTAGGATGGCGACTGCTTCCAGGGGGAATCACAGCATTAGTGGTTGCCAGCTTGACTGCGTTAGAGGCTTGGCAGCCATTAGAACAGATTGCCTACAATACGCTGTTTCAACTGCGGGGTGCGATCGCTTGGGACTCCAGAGTGGTCGTGGTGGGGATTGATGACCGGAGTCTGCGAGAACTAGGGACATTTCCTTGGGCGCGGCAGCACTATATTCAACTGCTCAGTGTTCTAAGCAAAGCTGAGCCGAATGTGATTGCCTTAAATGTGGTCTTGACCGATCAAAGTCCACAAGATACCCAATTGGCAGCAGCAGTGCAGCAGCAAGGGCGTGTGGTTTTAGCTCAAGCCTGGAACAGTACTGGAGAGCCGTTGTTACCCAGCCCCCCCTTGAGCAGAGTGGCTTTTGAGATTGGTCAAGTCTACAAGAAACAAGATTCTGACGGTCTAACTCGCAAAATTGACTTGCAGTTGCAAGGAGTTCCTACTTTGGGCTTGGCGACGGTTCAGGGTTACAGACTCGTTCAAGCCCCAGTAAATCTGCCCAACCTGCAACAACCTTTTTGGATCAACTGGCCTGGGTCTGTGCGCCAGCTCCAACATTACTCTTTTGTAGATGTGATACGGCAGCGCATTCCTGCTCAAGCTTTTAAGGACAAAATTGTGGTGGTGGGAATGACAGCAGCGGGGCTTGATTCACTGCCCACCCCTTTCGATCGCAATCCTCCAGCCAGTGGCACACATCTACATGCGGCTGTGATTAGCAATCTGCTCCAGCACAACTCCTTGCGGCTGTTTCCCAAATCCTGGCTAATTTGGCTATTCTTGCTGGGTGGCCCTGGCTTGAGCTATGTGATGACCCGTTGGTCTACAGCGCGACAAGTGGGCTTGTGGCTGGGGTTATGTGGTGCTTGGGCTGTGGCTGGCTTGCTGCTGCTGCACCTGGGTTATTTAATCCCTGTGGTGTTGCCCATTATTCTCTTTAGCGCCACAGTTGGCACTGTCTTGATTGAGGAGCGATTGCGCGAAAATGCTTTGCTCCAGCATGAAGTGAAACAGCTTTGGCAAGCTCACCATCAAGACATCGTGCAAGACTTTGTGCAAGATACCGTAGCTCACGCCTCTATCACGACTAACGCCAAATCACCGAACTGGCATACAGCTCATCAGCCCGCTTCCATGCAGCCTGTGGCTCAGTTAGCCTTGCTGGCAGAACAATTTGGCCGATCGCAGTCAGCCCAAGCCGCGATCGCTCGGAGTCTTTCCATTGGTCTCTTGGCTGCTGATCTTGATGGACTGGTATGGTTCTGCAATCCAGGGGCTGCGAAATGGCTGGGGATTCAAGTGGGCGATCGCCTCCACGCTCAACTGATTCCCCAGTGGTTGAGCCAAGAACAGTGGCAGGTAGACTTACAGTTGTTAAGGCAACAGCAGGCAGTCACTCCCCATGAATTGCAGCAAGATGGCACCTGGTTTGAACTCAAGCTAGAACCTCTGCTGTACGGCAATGCCGAAACCCAAGTCGAGCAAAAATCTCCTGCATTAGATGGTTTGCTGCTAGTTCTAGAGGACATTACGGCGAGGAAGCAGATTGAAGAAAACCTGAGTCAGCAAATGCAAGAACTACAGCGCATGAGCTTGCTGAAAGATGACTTTTTAAGCACTGTTTCTCATGAGCTTCGCAGCCCGATGGCGAATATGAAAATGGCTATCTACATGCTCAAAATTGCTAGAACGGAGGAGCAAGAGGAGCATTATTTTAGAATTTTGCAAGCGGAATGCGATCGCGAAATTAGCTTAATTAATGACTTATTAGATTTGCAACGTTTAGAAGCCGCCGCCAAGCCGTTTAATCCAGAAACTATTGATATTGATGATTGGCTACCTCGACTTGTGGAGCCATTTGAAGAGCGGGCTAGCAATCGTCAGCAAACCATTCAAGTGCAAATTTCTTCAGGGTTGCCACTATTAGTGACTGATCAACCGAGCTTAGAAAGAGTGGTGGCGGAGTTGCTGAATAATGCTTGCAAATACACGCCTCCAGGTGGCGAAATTAGTGCGATCGCTCGCTTTGAGTCTCCCTATATAGAATTAAGTGTGAGTAATTCTGGCTCAGAAATTCCTGAAGTAGAATTGCCTCGCATTTTTGAGAAGTTTTATCGAATTCCTCGCAACGATCGCTGGAAACAAGGCGGGACTGGCTTAGGTTTAGCTTTAGTCAAAAAACTGGTGGAACATGTGGGAGGAAAGATTCGAGTGACGAGCAGTACTGAACAAACCACCTTTACAATTTCGCTACCCACCCAATTCTCTCCGCCTGATCTTTGACTTGTCGATTGGTGATGATTCCCAATGCTTTTGCGTCAAAAAGTTTCTTTCTATCTAGAAGATATTGAAACGCCGATTGGCATCTTGATTAATTTGGCGATCGCCAGTTTAGTCTTACTCTCTTCAGGCATTTTTGTCGCAGACACTTATGCAATTCCTGATACCGTTCGGGAACAACTCAACCTAGTTGACTCTATTATTTTAGTTATTTTTGCAGTGGAGTATGTCTTACGTTTTTGGTGCGCTGAGCAAAAAGCTAAATACTTTTTCAGTCTCTATTCAGCTATAGATCTAGTTGCCATTCTGCCGTTTTTTCTAGGCGTTACAGATGTTAGCTTTATTCGATTATTGCGCTGGTTTCGGATTTTACGATTAGTCCGTTTTGTGGAAGGTACAGCTTTATTTGGTCGAGTGAGTGGTGAAGATAGCGCCATTTTTACTCGCATCTTATTCACCTTATTTGCCATCATCTTTATCTATTCAGGCTTGATCTACCAAGTGGAGCATCCCATCAACTCGGCAGGATTTAGAACGTTCTTGGATGCTTTTTATTTCTCTGTCGTCACCATGACCACAGTGGGATTTGGAGATGTAACGCCGATCTCCGAAATGGGGCGCTTGCTCACAGTGCTGATGATTTTGACTGGAATTGCTTTAATTCCCTGGCAAATTGGTGACCTAATTAGGCGGCTGGTAAAAACTTCCACTCAAGTAGAAACTCAATGTTCTGGCTGTGGTTTAGCCCTACATGACCCCGATGCCCAGTTTTGCAAAATCTGTGGCACCAGCCTCAAGAAAACCTGACTTAGTTACTCCGTCGGATCTGAAATGGTGAGCGCTAGTTGGTACAGTTGGCGGCGGGGTAAAGCAGTTTGTTGAGCCAGTTGGCGACTGGCTTGCGATCGCGAAATCCCCTGCCCCATCAGCACTTGCAACTCTGCTTTCAATGCGTCTTCGGTCAGTACCAGTTCTGTCGGTTCTGCACCCATGACCACTAGCGTAAATTCTCCGTGAGCTTCACGGTTGCTGTAGTAAGCGATCGCCTCGGCAATCGTGCCGCGCCAAATTTCTTCGTGGAGCTTGGTTAATTCTCGACCTAAAGCAATCTCGCGATCGCCGCCGAAGGTATCTGCAAAATCCTGGAGGGTTTGTTGCAAACGATGAGGCGCTTCATAAAAAATCAGCGTCCGAGATTCTGGCTTTAAGGCTTCTAAGCGGGTGCGACGGTCTGAGCCTTTGGGGGGTAAAAAACCTTCAAACACAAAGCGATCGCTGGGTAGGCCAGAAGCGCTCAACGCGGTAATGGCGGCACTGGGGCCAGGAATGGGCACCACTGGCAACCCCTCCTCCGCGCAAGCTTTCACCAATTCATAACCAGGGTCAGAAATTCCGGGCATCCCTGCATCCGTGACGAGGGCGATCGCTTGGCCTTGCTGTAACCGACTGATCATCTCTGGGAGACGGCTGAGGCGATTGTGGTCGTGATAACTAATTTGTGGCGTTTTGATTTGAAAGTGCTGGAGCAGTTTTCCGGTGTGGCGCGTGTCTTCAGCCGCGATCGCGCTGACTTCTTTTAGCACCTGAATTGCCCGGAAGGTCATGTCCTCCAGATTGCCAATGGGTGTCCCAACGATGTAGAGAGTGCCAGCTTTGATTTCCATTTGGCCATACTATCTTGTGGAGTGAACATCTTGCCTGGATTGCCGACAGGAATGGTTGAGTAGGAGCAGGTATGGCGAAGCGGGGATTGTTTGTGGGCATGGTGACTTTAGATATGGTGTATCTGGCTGCGGCACCGCCAACCAATAACCAAAAATTGGTGGCGTCAGACTACACGGTATCCACCGGAGGGCCAGCGACCAATGCGGCAGTGGCTTTTAGCGCTTTAGGCAATCAAGCTACTGTGCTGGGCGTGGTTGGTAGTCACCCGATCACCCATTTAATTCGAGCTGATTTGGATAGTTGTGGAGTCGCGATCGCTGACCTTGCCCCCGATCGCACCGAACCACCTCCGGTTTCCTCGATCATCACGACGGAAGCCACAGGAGAACGAGCCGTAGTGTCGATCAACGCCAGCAAAATCCAGATGTCTCCCGATCGGATTCCCCCAGATATTTTGCAGGATGTAGAGGTGGTGCTGATTGATGGGCATCAGATGGCAGTCGGAGCGGCAATCGCCCAACAAGCGAAAGCGCACAACATTCCAGTGGTGGTAGATGGTGGCAGTTGGAAACCAGGATTTGAGCAGGTGCTAGCGCTGAGCGACTATGCGATCTGTTCCGCCAACTTTCACCTTCCTGACTGCTCCAATTCAGCCGCCGTTTTTGCTGCTCTCATAAACTTAGGAATTCGACATATTGCGATTACCCAAGGCGACCAGCCCATTCAGTTCTATGACAATGGTGAGAGGGGGGCGATCGCTCCTCCTCAAGTGGAGGTGGTAGATACGTTAGGAGCTGGAGATATTTTTCACGGTGCGTTCTGCCACTTTATTCTACAAACCAATTTCAGGGAAGCATTGATGGCCGCTGCCAAGGTTGCAGCCCAATCCTGCACAGGGTTTGGAACTCGTCACTGGTTACGCTGAATTACTATTTTTGCTACTAAGTTAAATCATATTTCTATCTTTGGGTAGTCCTAGTACAAGAGGTAGTTTGCTTGGGGGCGATCGCTCCTCCTTAAGGCATAGATCGGCAGTTTTGGGGTGAATTGTAGTCAGAGAGCAAGCTATGTCTTTAGCAAAACGTCATACTATGACATATAAGTTTGCATCTTCTTTGCAAAACATTAAGGAGTCACTGATGACCAAATTAAAATCCATCAGTTCATTGAAAAAGCTCACTAGCTTCCTTGGAGTTGCGACAGCTAGTGCTCTGATCGGTTTGCCAGCATTGGCCCAAGTGAATCCCAACCCCAGCATCTTTAACGAGCCTCCTTACAACCGCGCCCGTGGTGCTCAAGCCTCTCCATCGACCTCCACACCTGCTTACACCTGCGGCACCTGTTGCCCCCGCTACCACAGAAGCCCCGGCAGAAGCCTCTTCTGGCACCACGATTACCGCAGTTGCCGCTTCTAACGATTCTTTCAAAATTCTCACCGCTGCTCTGCAAGCTGCGGATTTAACGAGCACACTCTCTGGTGAAGGGCCTTTCACCGTTTTTGCGCCAACAGATGCTGCCTTTGCAAAATTGCCTGCTGGAACCTTGGAAGCATTGCTGAAGCCAGAAAATAAAGAGACTTTAGTGAAAATCCTGACCTATCACGTTGTCCCTGGTGAAGTGACCTCAAGCCAACTCAAATCTGGCGAAGTTACAACTGTGGAAGGCAGCCCTGTGACAGTGAATGTCGATGGCGGGGGAGTTATGGTCAACAAGGCTACTGTGGTTCAGCCAGATATTCAGGCCAGCAATGGCGTTATTCACGTGGTGGATACAGTTATTTTGCCTCCGACCCTATAACCGATTTTTAAGCAGGTTAATCAGATCATTGATTGGCTTCTGAGCCTAAAATTATTCACCCTGTTCAGGCTGATCTGGACAGGTTTTTTAGTGAGCAATATCTAAGCAGAATTTAAGCAGACGCAGTTTGAACGGATTGTAGGATCGAGCAGAAGCCTTAGAATAAAACGGTGCCTAACCCTTCCCCTCAATCTATGATGCTGAGCCTCTGCATGATCGTGAAAAATGAGGAAGCAACTTTGCCGAGCTGCTTAAAAAGCGTGCAAGGTGTCGTTGATGAAATGGTGGTCTTAGACACAGGCTCCAGCGATCGCACCCCAGAAATTGCTAAGAGTTTTGGGGCTAAGGTACATTTTTTTGAGTGGAGCAATGACTTTTCGGCGGCTCGCAATGAATCCCTCAAGTATGTCCAAGGCGATTGGATTTTGGTGTTAGATGCGGATGAGCGTTTAGCACCTGGTATTGTGCCCGCGCTGCGTCAAACCATTGGTAGCGAGCAACCTTATTTATTGATCAGCTTGGTACGCCAAGAAATTGGTGCGGAACAATCTCCTTATTCGCTGGTTTCTCGTCTCTTTCGTAATCATCCTGACATCAGTTTTGTGCGGCCCTACCACGCAATGGTGGATGAAAGTGTATCCCTAATTCAGAGTATGGAACCGCATTGGCAAGTGGGCTATTTGCCAGAGGTAGCAATTTTGCACGAAGGATACCAAGCCAGTGCGATCGCCGGACGAGACAAATTCACCAAAGCCAGAACGGCAATGGAGAGTTTTCTCAAACATCATCCTAGTGATCCGTATGTGTGCAGCAAATTAGGGGCGCTGTATGTGCAAATGAATGAGGTGCCTCAAGGCATTGAGTTGCTAAAGCGAGGTCTGAAATCAACTGCTGCTGATGCTTCTGTGTTGTACGAATTGCACTATCACTTAGGCATCGCTTACAGTCGCCTGCAACAATGGGCAAAAGCCGAGCAGCACTACCAACTGGCTTTGCAACAATCGATTATGCCGAAGCTAAAACTCGGTGCCTACAACAATTTGGGCAATCTCCTGAAGGCAAAAGGAGATCTGGTGGGAGCCAAAGGAGTCTATGAAGCAACCCTCAAAATCGACTCTACGTTTGCACCGGGTTACTACAATCTAGGCATGACTCTTAAAGCGCTAGGAGATCTCCCCCACGCGATCGCCGCCTATCGAGAAGCGCTGTTTTTGCAACCTAACTACGCCGATGCCCACCAAAATTTAGGCGTAGCCCTGTTGAAAATCGGTCAGGTATCGGAAAGTTTGAAGTCATTTCAGCAAGCGATCGCCCTGCATCAGCAAAACAACAATCCTTTCGAAGCACAAAGATTACGCCAGGGGTTGAAGGAGATGGGATTTGAGCTGTAAGTGAGATAAGGGGAAGGAGATAAGAGGAACGAGCCAGAAGCCAGAATTCGAGAATATTTGCGGAATTTGTTGATAGCACTTTGTTGTAATAGTACGGGCGCTAAATAAAATGGCATCTCAAAATCGAAATCGTCACAGAAGTTTGAGAGCTATGGATTTGGTGCCATGTTGTGACAATGGCTTCAGTGATGAATTATCAATTACTTTCTCGGATCGTGCTGTTGCTAGGATTAGCGACGCTAACCGCCTGCCAACTTCCTACCGATCGCTTTGTAAATGCTCAAAAATCTAATCAAAGCGATCGCTCTGCTAATGTTCAGCAAACTAATTTAATTGGTCTTTCTCTCGTTAAAAAAGATAACCTTACCAACGAATATCGTGGAGAAATCTATCCGATCGCTCTGTTGATTAATGGTCGTTATGTGGATGTCAGCACAGACGTCACAACTTCTGTTCGAGATGATCTTTCAGAAGAGGTGTTGCTGAGAACCTTTGGCAATCAATCTCTTTTGAGCGCGGTGCAGAATTTTACGGTTTTGAACCAAGGTGAGAAATTAGGAGAGTTTCAGGTTCAGAAGTTAGGTATTAGCCAATTTGCTTGCTCTACAAAGTTGACAGGACAAGGGAATTTCTCCAGTGAGCAACCCTTGGAAACTGTGTTTAATAGCCTGCCAGCAGATCAAGCGGGAGGTTTTAGCGGCTCGATCGGCAATAAACAGTTTGATGAATCTTGGCGCTGGACGATCGCCCTGAGCCAATACAACCCTGCCAAAACTGCGATCGCGACTCCAGATGCCACAACTGAAGCCAAATATCGCCAAGACCTCACTACGACAGCTAATGCTCTGTTCTCCCAAGACCCACAGTTGCAGAATGTGGCGGGTGAAACCGTAGTAGAAAAGATCTCCGTGGTAGACCTCAATCAAGACGGTCAGCTAGAAGTGTATGGCTTGGTGCGTAAAGGAACTGATCCTAAAAGCCAATCTTCTAGAGATGCGAGAGATGCAGGTATAGTCGGTGCTTATGCCAATGTGTGGCTGACCTACAACAACCAACAACCCCAAACCTTAGCGAGTCAAGTAACGCCCTACAGTGCGATCGCGGCTCGACCTGCCTACGAACTGATTACCACCGTGGATGTTAACGGCGATGGCATTCAAGAAGCGATCGTAAGAAACACAGGCTACGAAAGCACCAGCTTTGGCATCTACGAGTACAAAGATAATCAACTCAAACAGGTGTTTTCAGGCGCGGGCTACGGTTGTTAACTTA
This region of Trichocoleus desertorum NBK24 genomic DNA includes:
- a CDS encoding folate-binding protein YgfZ, with protein sequence MTQDLHQLQVAAGATFEEIGQATVPVSFGNDSAALEAAQAGVALCDRSHWGRIQISDADRQTFLHNQSTNDIKRLQPGQGCDTVFVTSTARTLDLASVYVTEETILLLVSPNRCQSLLDFLDRYIFFADRVKLTNLTAATTTFSVLGPQSDALLDKLGAGELVGQPYGNHALLSLGDSEVRVAVGSGLATPGYTLFVAAEAAASLWQQLVVLGTVPLGDRVWEQLRIQQGRPVPDHELTEDYNPLEAGLWPTISFSKGCYIGQETIARLDTYKGVKQKLWGLRLSEPVAAGSIITLGDDKVGVLTSSTTIAQEAVGLGYIRTKAGGAGLQVQVGTAQGEVVPVPFLTHERQ
- a CDS encoding CHASE2 domain-containing protein, coding for MKRQFRELGWRLLPGGITALVVASLTALEAWQPLEQIAYNTLFQLRGAIAWDSRVVVVGIDDRSLRELGTFPWARQHYIQLLSVLSKAEPNVIALNVVLTDQSPQDTQLAAAVQQQGRVVLAQAWNSTGEPLLPSPPLSRVAFEIGQVYKKQDSDGLTRKIDLQLQGVPTLGLATVQGYRLVQAPVNLPNLQQPFWINWPGSVRQLQHYSFVDVIRQRIPAQAFKDKIVVVGMTAAGLDSLPTPFDRNPPASGTHLHAAVISNLLQHNSLRLFPKSWLIWLFLLGGPGLSYVMTRWSTARQVGLWLGLCGAWAVAGLLLLHLGYLIPVVLPIILFSATVGTVLIEERLRENALLQHEVKQLWQAHHQDIVQDFVQDTVAHASITTNAKSPNWHTAHQPASMQPVAQLALLAEQFGRSQSAQAAIARSLSIGLLAADLDGLVWFCNPGAAKWLGIQVGDRLHAQLIPQWLSQEQWQVDLQLLRQQQAVTPHELQQDGTWFELKLEPLLYGNAETQVEQKSPALDGLLLVLEDITARKQIEENLSQQMQELQRMSLLKDDFLSTVSHELRSPMANMKMAIYMLKIARTEEQEEHYFRILQAECDREISLINDLLDLQRLEAAAKPFNPETIDIDDWLPRLVEPFEERASNRQQTIQVQISSGLPLLVTDQPSLERVVAELLNNACKYTPPGGEISAIARFESPYIELSVSNSGSEIPEVELPRIFEKFYRIPRNDRWKQGGTGLGLALVKKLVEHVGGKIRVTSSTEQTTFTISLPTQFSPPDL
- the rsmI gene encoding 16S rRNA (cytidine(1402)-2'-O)-methyltransferase; the encoded protein is MEIKAGTLYIVGTPIGNLEDMTFRAIQVLKEVSAIAAEDTRHTGKLLQHFQIKTPQISYHDHNRLSRLPEMISRLQQGQAIALVTDAGMPGISDPGYELVKACAEEGLPVVPIPGPSAAITALSASGLPSDRFVFEGFLPPKGSDRRTRLEALKPESRTLIFYEAPHRLQQTLQDFADTFGGDREIALGRELTKLHEEIWRGTIAEAIAYYSNREAHGEFTLVVMGAEPTELVLTEDALKAELQVLMGQGISRSQASRQLAQQTALPRRQLYQLALTISDPTE
- a CDS encoding ion transporter is translated as MLLRQKVSFYLEDIETPIGILINLAIASLVLLSSGIFVADTYAIPDTVREQLNLVDSIILVIFAVEYVLRFWCAEQKAKYFFSLYSAIDLVAILPFFLGVTDVSFIRLLRWFRILRLVRFVEGTALFGRVSGEDSAIFTRILFTLFAIIFIYSGLIYQVEHPINSAGFRTFLDAFYFSVVTMTTVGFGDVTPISEMGRLLTVLMILTGIALIPWQIGDLIRRLVKTSTQVETQCSGCGLALHDPDAQFCKICGTSLKKT
- a CDS encoding fasciclin domain-containing protein produces the protein MVLKPLHRPPHLLTPAAPVAPATTEAPAEASSGTTITAVAASNDSFKILTAALQAADLTSTLSGEGPFTVFAPTDAAFAKLPAGTLEALLKPENKETLVKILTYHVVPGEVTSSQLKSGEVTTVEGSPVTVNVDGGGVMVNKATVVQPDIQASNGVIHVVDTVILPPTL
- a CDS encoding sugar kinase, giving the protein MAKRGLFVGMVTLDMVYLAAAPPTNNQKLVASDYTVSTGGPATNAAVAFSALGNQATVLGVVGSHPITHLIRADLDSCGVAIADLAPDRTEPPPVSSIITTEATGERAVVSINASKIQMSPDRIPPDILQDVEVVLIDGHQMAVGAAIAQQAKAHNIPVVVDGGSWKPGFEQVLALSDYAICSANFHLPDCSNSAAVFAALINLGIRHIAITQGDQPIQFYDNGERGAIAPPQVEVVDTLGAGDIFHGAFCHFILQTNFREALMAAAKVAAQSCTGFGTRHWLR
- a CDS encoding tetratricopeptide repeat protein, with amino-acid sequence MPNPSPQSMMLSLCMIVKNEEATLPSCLKSVQGVVDEMVVLDTGSSDRTPEIAKSFGAKVHFFEWSNDFSAARNESLKYVQGDWILVLDADERLAPGIVPALRQTIGSEQPYLLISLVRQEIGAEQSPYSLVSRLFRNHPDISFVRPYHAMVDESVSLIQSMEPHWQVGYLPEVAILHEGYQASAIAGRDKFTKARTAMESFLKHHPSDPYVCSKLGALYVQMNEVPQGIELLKRGLKSTAADASVLYELHYHLGIAYSRLQQWAKAEQHYQLALQQSIMPKLKLGAYNNLGNLLKAKGDLVGAKGVYEATLKIDSTFAPGYYNLGMTLKALGDLPHAIAAYREALFLQPNYADAHQNLGVALLKIGQVSESLKSFQQAIALHQQNNNPFEAQRLRQGLKEMGFEL